One Pichia kudriavzevii chromosome 3, complete sequence genomic window carries:
- a CDS encoding uncharacterized protein (PKUD0C09610; similar to Saccharomyces cerevisiae YBL082C (ALG3); ancestral locus Anc_7.407) → MAANKSVRKEMGFLMTTLRKVVGAVEMMLFDTRVVGPVSILILVFEAILLEVIIRRVPYTEIDYSTYMQQVTQIEQGELDYDLIGGDTGPIVYPGGYVFIYSWMKVLTGGMEELWKGQELFRVLYLLTMGLTLAVYLNIQEPYRVPPYVMYLLAISKRLHSIYVLRLFNDCFTTFFMVGVILLLQLSSRFKRRGETLNSDLLTLASIGCYALGVSIKMNALLYLPGLLLVVYFLNNENLMRSLGMLLFGCLQFCGINQMFLLNGSRIRASFLRNAFDFNRIFTYKWSVNWQFINEETFCSPRFHKLLLLLQLGLLTAFLIKQWLHPFITGKPLYQLLIRDGLWAPNRNTLNFNNQLVLGPNSSYHIAVIMMSCNIVGVLCARSLHYQFLSWYAYSVPILVYRGVTSLVYRFNRIDNFTVNYFTHHRATVNSNTNSNTNAAPTASRRRRQWAVALLVCAFCGAHELAWDMYPPAPLGSTVLVSGLSLIVVGNLFANPGATNIKERKSCSKSL, encoded by the coding sequence ATGGCTGCGAACAAGAGCGTTAGGAAGGAAATGGGATTTTTGATGACGACATTGCGGAAGGTTGTTGGAGCTGTTGAGATGATGCTATTCGATACACGTGTTGTTGGCCCGGTTTCGATACTTATTTTAGTCTTTGAGGCGATTCTACTTGAAGTTATCATTAGGCGAGTTCCATATACTGAGATTGACTATAGCACATACATGCAGCAGGTTACGCAGATTGAGCAAGGCGAGCTAGACTACGATCTGATTGGAGGAGACACGGGCCCAATAGTTTATCCTGGAGGATACGTCTTCATCTATTCGTGGATGAAGGTTCTCACCGGTGGCATGGAGGAGTTGTGGAAGGGGCAGGAGCTCTTCAGGGTGCTGTATCTGCTGACAATGGGGCTCACATTGGCTGTGTATTTGAACATCCAAGAACCGTATAGGGTTCCACCGTATGTGATGTATTTATTGGCTATTTCCAAACGGTTGCATTCCATCTATGTGTTGAGGCTCTTCAACGACTGTTTCACGACTTTCTTCATGGTGGGAGTCATTTTATTATTGCAACTATCTTCGAGATTCAAGAGAAGGGGGGAGACCTTGAATAGCGACCTCCTTACACTTGCCAGTATTGGATGCTATGCCTTAGGAGTGAGCATCAAGATGAATGCCCTACTTTACCTTCCTGGACTCCTACTGGTGGTGTATTTCCTCAACAACGAGAACCTGATGCGGAGCTTGGGGATGCTGTTGTTTGGATGTCTACAATTCTGTGGAATTAACCAAATGTTCCTTCTGAACGGGTCTAGAATTAGAGCCAGTTTCTTGAGAAACgcctttgatttcaatagGATCTTCACCTATAAATGGAGTGTCAATTGGCAGTTCATCAATGAGGAAACTTTCTGCAGTCCAAGGTTCCACAAATTgctccttcttcttcagcttGGTCTATTAACGGCGTTTCTAATTAAACAGTGGCTCCATCCCTTTATTACGGGGAAACCGCTCTACCAATTACTCATTCGAGATGGACTCTGGGCTCCTAATAGAAACACcctcaatttcaacaaccaACTAGTCCTTGGACCAAATAGCAGTTACCATATAGCAGTGATCATGATGTCGTGCAATATAGTAGGCGTCCTCTGTGCTCGGAGTCTCCACTACCAGTTTCTCAGCTGGTATGCTTACAGCGTTCCCATACTGGTATATAGAGGTGTGACTTCCCTGGTATATCGTTTCAACAGAATCGACAACTTTACAGTTAACTACTTTACCCATCACCGTGCTACCGtcaacagcaacaccaacagcaacaccaACGCCGCGCCCACTGCGTCCCGCCGCCGCCGCCAGTGGGCGGTAGCACTTCTGGTGTGTGCGTTCTGCGGCGCGCACGAGCTTGCGTGGGACATGTATCCGCCGGCGCCGCTCGGTAGCACCGTGCTTGTTAGTGGGCTCTCTCTTATTGTAGTGGGGAATTTATTTGCAAACCCGGGCGCGACAAACAtcaaagagagaaaatcCTGTTCTAAAAGTCTGTGA
- a CDS encoding uncharacterized protein (PKUD0C09620; Pfam Domains: Hydrolase(9.8e-12)|E1-E2_ATPase(8.7e-08)), with the protein MKTAEEDVRALLNTIWRNTFQKWTRREKFVPETREIFYNQQLPERLINHKTGHNKVIYERNKIRTTKYTPLNFVPLNIFFQFTNIANSYFLFIIILGCFQIFGVQNPAMQAVPLIVIVVLTAIKDLVEDSRRAISDLDMNSSKVHKLVGIQNNNAAEDYPGPWRRFKKAMTRQTIKVLRLFKRKKKKQNANTAEEEMSKESMDLYTLRSNTLSTINSKEGEVDLHNPLRFKTTQWKNVMVGDILRIRKNEEIPSDVLLLKSSNQNNVCYIETKNLDGETNLKTKQAMDCSSRQIHKLLDLGRMKFTVESEQPTKDLYSFHGVAHFEDVEGIQSPTSEAITIDNVLLRGSVLRNTNYVICIVLATGSETKIMLNSGVTPTKKSKISSNLNYFVLINFCLLFILCFVSGLINGLYYRDKTQSRLFFEYAPDSPTNAGNGTLAFFVTLIMYQTLVPISLYITIEIIKTFQVFFIYSDVQMYYERLDFPCTPKSWGISDDLGQIEYIFSDKTGTLTQNIMEFKKCAIADKSYGLSYTAAQEGYDKRMGNVDIAKKKAEIKASIKQQYDQMCKALSKRNPFLKPEKLTFISSKFVDEIEDRANQDFLLALSLCHCAVIEHEDLENMDDGTIINYSAESPDEVALVSFARDMGVVFLGKENDEYIVYQDGTEHRYKLLNVIPFTSARKRMSIVLEFPDGTIRMYMKGADNIILQRCVKGEFDSTINENLEEFSEEGLRTLCVSYKDLRRDEFDSWYERYFDASKLLDEQREIQMSQLADEFEQGVKLIGATAIDDKLQDNVPQTIETLRRAGIKIWVLTGDKVETAISIGYSCSMLNNNMDLLRLQCENIEELEKTVDNYLVEKFNITDVNDPKLIKAARKDHSIPNYNHALLIDGQTLTLLFEECELEIQLKFLMLCKKCCSVLCCRVSPSQKADIVRLVKDNLNVITLAIGDGANDVSMIQAANVGVGIAGEEGRQAAMSSDFALGQFEYLQRLLLVHGKWSYQRLSKMIPLFFFKNMIFVMPLFWYGIFNNFDGSYLYEYTFLMLFNLFFTSVPIIALATLEQDVPDYVCLIIPQLYRDGIESTFLKHVFRFLYGMFDGLYQSAIAFFFPWLAFRTGGIQTRNGLSIASAFSVGTYSVHIAIISCNLYMILKQKRWDKITVWCNIVSNLLLFIWTACWSTNKWANKYFQIGLRCYQSANFWACVAVGILCAMIPGLMIHIIKVNWFPDDVDMVRSMIGFSILPNKSEEEKHRQIEVAKRICGYDDNDEDTDSRSSEKV; encoded by the coding sequence ATGAAGACGGCGGAGGAAGATGTTAGGGCATTGTTGAACACCATATGGAGGAACacatttcaaaaatggacCCGTAGGGAGAAGTTTGTCCCCGAAACTCGGGAGATCTTCTACAACCAGCAGCTACCTGAACGTCTGATCAACCACAAGACAGGGCATAATAAGGTCATCTATGagagaaataaaataagaACAACCAAATATACACCACTGAACTTTGTCCCATTGAACATATTCTTCCAGTTCACTAATATCGCCAACTCCtatttcttgtttattATCATTCTAGgttgtttccaaatttttggCGTCCAGAACCCGGCAATGCAGGCTGTCCCGCTTATTGTGATTGTTGTACTAACTgcaatcaaagatttgGTAGAAGATTCCAGACGTGCAATATCAGATCTTGATATGAACTCGTCGAAAGTGCATAAGTTAGTGGGCATACAGAACAACAATGCTGCAGAGGACTATCCCGGACCTTGGAGGCGATTCAAGAAGGCTATGACGAGGCAAACAATAAAAGTGTTGAGacttttcaaaaggaagaaaaagaagcaaaacGCCAATACGGCCGAAGAGGAAATGTCCAAAGAGAGCATGGACTTATACACGCTACGGTCTAACACCTTGAGTACaatcaattccaaagaGGGTGAAGTGGATTTGCACAATCCTTTAAGATTTAAGACGACCCAATGGAAGAATGTCATGGTTGGAGATATTCTAAGGATTCggaaaaatgaagaaattccaTCCGATGTATTGTTATTGAAATCCAGTAACCAAAACAATGTTTGCTACATTGAAACGAAAAACCTTGATGGTGAAACCAATTTGAAGACCAAGCAGGCTATGGATTGCTCGTCGAGGCAGATCCACAAACTATTAGATTTGGGGAGAATGAAATTCACCGTTGAATCCGAACAACCAACCAAAGATCTGTATTCCTTCCACGGTGTTGCACATTTTGAAGACGTTGAAGGAATTCAATCTCCGACATCAGAGGCAATCACAATAGATAATGTGTTACTTAGAGGTTCCGTTCTAAGAAACACAAATTATGTTATTTGTATAGTACTAGCCACTGGTTCGGAAACCAAAATAATGCTCAATTCAGGTGTTACtccaacaaagaaatcaaagatatcaTCAAACTTAAACTACTTTGTCTTGATCAatttttgtcttttatttattctttgttttgtGTCCGGGTTGATCAATGGTTTATATTATAGGGATAAGACGCAATCTCGATTGTTTTTTGAATATGCCCCAGACTCTCCAACAAATGCTGGTAATGGTACATTGGCTTTTTTTGTTACTCTCATTATGTATCAAACCTTGGTTCCTATTTCTTTATATATTacaattgaaatcatcaaaacgTTTCaggttttctttatctACTCAGATGTTCAAATGTACTATGAAAGGTTGGATTTTCCCTGCACTCCAAAATCCTGGGGTATTTCAGATGATTTGGGGCAAATTGAGTATATTTTCAGTGATAAAACAGGAACTTTGACTCAAAATATCAtggaattcaaaaaatgtGCAATTGCTGATAAATCATATGGATTGTCTTATACCGCTGCACAAGAAGGATATGATAAGAGAATGGGTAATGTTGATATTGCTAAAAAGAAGGCGGAAATCAAAGCCTCTATTAAGCAACAGTATGATCAAATGTGCAAAGCTTTATCAAAGAGAAATCCGTTTCTTAAACCTGAGAAATTGACGTTTATATCAAGTaagtttgttgatgagATTGAAGATAGGGCAAATCAAGATTTTTTGCTGGCATTATCGTTATGCCATTGTGCAGTCATTGAACATGAAGATTTAGAGAATATGGACGATGGTACTATAATAAACTACAGTGCGGAATCACCTGATGAGGTTGCTCTAGTTTCGTTTGCAAGAGATATGGGTGTTGTTTTCTTGGGTAAGGAAAACGATGAATACATTGTCTATCAAGATGGCACAGAACATAGATATAAACTTCTAAACGTTATACCATTCACCTCGGCACGTAAGAGAATGTCAAttgttttggaatttccAGACGGGACTATTAGGATGTATATGAAAGGTGCTGATAACATTATTTTACAAAGGTGTGTTAAGGGGGAATTCGATAGTACGATCAATGAGAATTTAGAAGAGTTTTCTGAAGAAGGACTGCGTACATTGTGCGTTTCATATAAGGACCTTCGTAGAGACGAATTCGACTCCTGGTATGAGAGATACTTTGATGCCAGCAAATTATTGGATGAGCAAAGAGAAATCCAGATGTCACAATTGgctgatgaatttgaacaaGGCGTTAAATTAATTGGTGCAACTGctattgatgataaattACAAGATAATGTTCCTCAAACAATCGAGACTTTAAGAAGAGCGGGTATTAAAATATGGGTTTTGACTGGTGACAAAGTCGAAACTGCAATCAGTATTGGTTATTCGTGTTCAATGTTAAACAACAATATGGATTTACTAAGATTGCAAtgtgaaaatattgaagaattggaaaagaCGGTGGACAATTAtttagttgaaaaattcaacataACTGATGTTAATGATCCCAAACTTATTAAAGCTGCTAGAAAGGACCATTCGATACCAAATTACAACCATGCATTATTAATTGATGGCCAAACATTAACATTattgtttgaagaatgtGAACTGGAAATTCAATTGAAGTTCTTAATGCTATGTAAGAAATGTTGCTCGGTTTTGTGCTGTCGTGTATCGCCCTCGCAAAAGGCAGATATTGTGAGGTTGGTGAAGGACAATCTCAATGTCATTACGCTTGCTATTGGAGATGGTGCGAACGATGTTTCCATGATCCAAGCAGCTAATGTGGGTGTGGGGATTGCAGGTGAAGAAGGAAGACAAGCTGCAATGTCATCAGATTTTGCGCTTGGacaatttgaatatttacAAAGGTTGTTGTTAGTCCATGGGAAATGGTCTTATCAAAGGTTATCTAAGATGATACCgttattcttcttcaagaatATGATTTTTGTTATGCCGCTCTTTTGGTATGgtattttcaacaactttgatGGTTCCTATTTGTATGAATATACGTTCTTGATGttattcaatttatttttcacGTCAGTTCCAATTATTGCTCTTGCAACCTTAGAACAAGATGTTCCAGACTATGTTTGCTTGATAATACCACAGCTATACAGAGACGGGATTGAAAGTACATTCCTAAAACATGTTTTCCGGTTTTTGTATGGTATGTTTGACGGTTTATATCAGAGTGCAATtgcgtttttttttccatggTTAGCATTTCGAACTGGCGGAATCCAGACACGGAATGGGTTAAGTATTGCATCTGCATTTTCAGTTGGTACGTATTCTGTTCACATTGCAATTATCTCATGTAATTTGTACATGATTTTGAAGCAGAAAAGATGGGATAAAATTACTGTCTGGTGTAACATAGTTTCAAATCTATTGTTGTTTATTTGGACAGCATGCTGGTCGACTAATAAATGGGCGaataaatattttcaaatcgGATTGAGGTGTTATCAAAGTGCTAATTTCTGGGCATGTGTTGCAGTTGGAATACTATGCGCAATGATTCCTGGACTGATGATTCATATTATCAAGGTAAATTGGTTTCctgatgatgttgatatgGTTCGTAGCATGATTGGATTTAGCATTTTACCCAATAAAAGTGAGGAAGAGAAACACAGACAAATTGAAGTCGCAAAAAGGATTTGCGGCtatgatgataatgacgAAGATACCGATAGTAGATCTAGTGAAAAAGTATAA
- a CDS encoding uncharacterized protein (PKUD0C09630; similar to Saccharomyces cerevisiae YHR193C (EGD2); ancestral locus Anc_4.358), with amino-acid sequence MSIEEIPQGAEVTIIPKAEKKAKDALLKLGLKPLKDISRVTFRKKNNTILAIEKPEVYRTQGGSYVVFGEAKVEDLTKRYQEAMAAQEAAKEVNNAANAPKEDDLATSIQKDLAAASLEDKKAEAEDDGEEVDATGLEESDITVVMEQTNTTRNKAVKALKENKGDIVNAIMSLS; translated from the coding sequence ATGTCCATCGAAGAAATCCCACAAGGTGCTGAAGTTACTATTATTCCAAAGGCAGAAAAGAAGGCTAAGGATGCATTATTAAAGCTAGGTTTAAAGCCACTGAAGGATATCAGTAGAGTCACCTTtagaaagaagaacaacacCATCTTGGCAATTGAAAAGCCAGAGGTTTACAGAACCCAAGGTGGCTCATACGTTGTCTTTGGTGAAGCAAAGGTCGAGGACTTGACCAAGAGATACCAAGAAGCAATGGCTGCACAAGAAGCTGCAAAGGAAGTCAACAATGCCGCCAATGCTCCAAAGGAAGATGACTTGGCTACCTCCATCCAAAAGGATCTAGCTGCTGCATCCTTAGAAGATAAGAAggcagaagcagaagacGATGGCGAGGAAGTCGATGCTACTGGTTTGGAAGAGTCCGACATCACTGTTGTCATGGAACAGACAAACACCACCAGAAACAAGGCCGTCAAGGCcttgaaggaaaacaagGGTGATATTGTTAACGCCATCATGTCTCTTTCCTAA
- a CDS encoding uncharacterized protein (PKUD0C09640; similar to Saccharomyces cerevisiae YHR192W (LNP1); ancestral locus Anc_4.357) translates to MKIKARHTMFLFRSKQFDPDQFENELKKVTSKISQNEKRLRKLQVQKKYYTKVIPLYLSSAYVIYFSYLYQMDFLKRSKNILTLIIAPLIIGVIYYTIISFFDYLINNKESYIEHLKNEHNEKLMVLKDKTNFDKTRDLLARFSDGEDIKEMEKEVDEMRQKKAQYLKMIQAGEEGKILEDLQHGQRTNNGFYNHFLTTLLGENELGPDKRYALICSNCFQHNGLAPPGKTAMQVRYICPKCGTLNGNQAIEKQRATNEENEEHQATAASD, encoded by the coding sequence atgaagatAAAGGCCCGACACACAATGTTTTTATTCAGGTCAAAACAATTTGATCCCGATCAGTTTGAGAAtgagttgaagaaggtgacCAGCAAAATTTCGCAAAATGAGAAAAGGCTTCGGAAACTCCAGGtacagaaaaaatattacaCAAAGGTGATCCCGTTGTACTTGAGTTCTGCGTATGTGATTTATTTCAGTTATTTGTACCAGATGGACTTTCTGAAACGGTCCAAAAATATATTAACATTGATTATTGCGCCGCTAATAATTGGCGTTATTTACTATACTATAATATCGTTTTTTGACtatttgatcaacaacaagGAGAGCTATATTGAACATCTAAAGAACGAAcacaatgaaaaattgatggttttgaaagataaGACCAACTTCGATAAAACCCGAGACTTGTTAGCCCGGTTTTCCGATGGGGAAGATATCAAAGAGATGGAGAAAGAGGTCGATGAGATGCGTCAGAAAAAAGCccaatatttgaaaatgatccAAGCAGGAGAAGAGGGTAAAATCTTGGAGGATTTACAGCACGGACAAAGGACCAACAATGGGTTTTACAATCATTTCCTCACCACCTTATTGGGTGAGAATGAGCTGGGTCCGGACAAGAGATATGCATTGATATGCAGCAATTGTTTCCAGCACAATGGTCTTGCGCCACCAGGGAAGACTGCAATGCAAGTCAGATACATATGCCCTAAATGTGGAACGCTGAATGGGAATCAAGCCATTGAGAAGCAAAGGGCAACTAATGAAGAGAACGAAGAGCATCAGGCAACAGCAGCATCCGACTAG
- a CDS encoding uncharacterized protein (PKUD0C09650), with product MLRQSKIVSSVPGFLLRSSKRTIRTITGQSLSKSLQEANTLFGDDIRIQDKITTITNILPLGKLREFAPSTITLGILQASDIEKGLFVDSLIVDPLSNDNKVAQLVREFRQKNPNSNVKLIKGNCDEHVSGGIFTSKSPVLDSELRLNQDAKFGDGTSRLLNRETFNNISFVEVNDPSFTQKLDVEGAENLDLSNSQKDAQIKPTDIQIWIYVKSDTSDVNKINDLPYLVLVNRPAADTTVGESLVDELERNNFAVDLKTLEHANKLATESVHNISEYLKLYQKSNINELLYTINRETSGYKPLILLLRNLMRDLHVKKSGDIEIAKQLKEEIVDWTQNAHFELQSKVTPFLENAMLRNLTKLNQLILNSGDLTLVISNLLNGTRAHLKNGLFGNEIECYGSLVESNSKSHYLRGRIDTLFPDKIKSQVENSKIDNLLEGLKDKVANDKLPSLQSRINGILINELFASPFIVFVLSNVGYVYDFITLNTCMALTALTIAVTANTSQKSIIKVVSEFKDWYIDQLRVYIDKMGGLLVEKLDQNINDYELTQERKRTTVEELRSITSEIERIDSQLKVNTDTEK from the coding sequence ATGCTGAGACAGTCTAAAATAGTATCCTCAGTACCCGGCTTTTTACTGAGGTCTTCAAAGAGAACCATCAGAACAATCACCGGTCAATCACTATCTAAATCCCTCCAGGAAGCAAATACTCTCTTTGGAGATGACATCAGAATTCAAGACAAAATCACTACTATAACCAATATTTTACCATTAGGTAAATTGAGGGAATTTGCTCCTTCGACTATAACTTTAGGTATTTTGCAGGCCTCCGACATTGAAAAGGGTCTATTTGTTGATTCACTGATTGTTGATCCATTATCAAATGATAACAAAGTAGCCCAATTAGTTAGGGAATTCCGCCagaaaaatccaaactCAAATGTAAAACTCATAAAGGGTAACTGTGATGAGCATGTCAGTGGAGGTATTTTTACGAGTAAGTCCCCAGTACTCGACAGTGAGTTGAGGTTAAACCAAGATGCAAAATTCGGGGATGGGACATCAAGATTATTAAACCGGGAGACATTCAACAATATATCATTTGTTGAGGTGAACGACCCTTCTTTCACTCAAAAACTAGACGTTGAGGGGGCTGAGAACCTGGATTTGAGTAACAGTCAGAAGGACGCTCAAATCAAGCCGACAGATATTCAGATTTGGATTTACGTCAAATCCGATACATCTGATGTtaataaaataaatgaTTTACCGTACCTCGTTTTGGTTAATCGCCCTGCAGCAGATACTACTGTTGGTGAATCtcttgttgatgaattagAGAGAAATAATTTTGCTGTTGACTTAAAAACGTTAGAGCATGCAAATAAGTTAGCCACTGAAAGCGTACACAATATATCCGAATATTTAAAGCTATACCAAAAGTCCAACATAAACGAGTTACTATATACAATAAATCGAGAAACATCGGGATATAAAccattgattttattgttgCGCAATCTTATGAGAGACTTACATGTAAAAAAATCTGGTGATATCGAAATAGCAAAGCAACtgaaggaagaaattgtCGATTGGACACAGAACGCTCATTTTGAGCTACAAAGTAAGGTCACCCCATTTTTGGAAAACGCcatgttgagaaatttaACTAAACTCAACCAATTGATACTTAATTCGGGTGACTTGACGCTCGTCATCTCAAACCTACTAAATGGTACTAGAGCCCATCTTAAGAATGGTTTGTTTGGTAACGAAATTGAGTGTTATGGATCACTAGTTGAATCCAATTCGAAATCACACTACTTGAGAGGAAGAATAGATACGTTATTCCCcgataaaatcaaaagcCAAGTTGAAAACAGTAAAATAGACAATTTGCTGGAAGGACTCAAGGACAAAGTTGCAAATGATAAGCTTCCAAGTTTACAATCCAGAATAAATGGAATCTTAATCAACGAGTTATTTGCTTCACCATTTATCGTCTTTGTATTGTCCAATGTTGGATATGTGTACGATTTTATCACTTTAAACACATGTATGGCATTGACGGCGTTGACGATTGCAGTGACGGCAAATACCTCACAGAAGAGTATAATCAAGGTTGTCTCTGAATTTAAAGATTGGTATATTGATCAACTTAGGGTGTATATCGATAAGATGGGTGGGTTGTTGGTTGAAAAGTTAGACCAGAATATAAATGATTACGAGCTAACGCAAGAGAGGAAACGTACAACAGTGGAGGAATTGAGGTCAATAACTTCAGAGATTGAAAGAATCGATAGTCAACTTAAGGTTAACACAGATACAGAGAAGTAG
- a CDS encoding uncharacterized protein (PKUD0C09660; Pfam Domains: ParA(2.2e-54)|CbiA(3.9e-09)) — translation MKTFGCFQRLFSCSKTLHNHSNPLGLPNFKSPNTKLPVKHTLPNVKKVLLVSSCKGGVGKSTVSTNLAIALRNSNLNVGLLDADIFGPSIPKLMNLKGEPRISQEGKLIPMKNYGVQTMSMGYLIPSEDSPVVWRGLILQKALQQLLFDVQWENLDVLVVDLPPGTGDVQLTLSQQLNVDGALIVSTSQDLALIDVKKGIAMFKKVKIPIFGLIENMSVFVCPNCNHEEHLFGDGGALKEAEKLGIEHLASVPLNKQICQNSDQGVPIALDRDSLLSRPYYKAAQILKKELGL, via the exons atgaaaacttttggCTGCTTCCAGAGGTTGTTTTCatgttcaaaaactttGCATAACCATTCGAATCCATTG GGTCTCCCCAATTTCAAATCACCAAACACCAAGTTGCCGGTCAAGCATACGCTTCCTAACGTTAAAAAGGTTCTACTTGTTTCCTCATGCAAGGGGGGTGTTGGTAAATCAACAGTTTCTACAAACCTGGCCATTGCATTAAGAAACTCCAATCTTAATGTAGGATTACTAGATGCCGATATTTTCGGTCCTAGCATTCCTAAATTAATGAACTTAAAAGGTGAACCAAGGATTTCACAAGAGGGGAAGTTGATTCCGATGAAAAACTACGGTGTTCAAACTATGTCGATGGGATACTTAATACCAAGTGAGGACAGTCCAGTTGTTTGGAGGGGACTAATCCTGCAAAAGGCACTACAGCAATTACTCTTTGATGTTCAGTGGGAGAACCTTGATGTGTTGGTAGTTGATCTTCCGCCGGGGACAGGAGATGTTCAGTTAACTTTGAGCCAACAATTGAATGTTGATGGTGCCCTTATTGTTAGTACATCACAGGACTTGGCGCTAATTGACGTTAAAAAGGGCATAGCCATGTTCAAAAAGGTAAAAATACCCATTTTCGGACtcattgaaaacatgtCTGTCTTTGTCTGCCCTAATTGTAACCATGAGGAACATCTATTTGGTGATGGAGGTGCTCTTAAGGAAGCTGAAAAGCTTGGTATTGAGCATCTTGCATCTGTTCCTCTCAATAAACAAATCTGTCAAAACAGCGACCAGGGTGTCCCCATAGCACTTGATCGTGATTCTCTCTTATCGAGACCATACTATAAGGCTGCacagatattgaagaaggagcTTGGTTTGTGA